From a region of the Cherax quadricarinatus isolate ZL_2023a chromosome 77, ASM3850222v1, whole genome shotgun sequence genome:
- the LOC128702041 gene encoding neuropeptide CCHamide-1 receptor-like, which produces MEVVETNKTFWSNNSVLAPTEPPYYPLHERPETYIVPIVFLIIFVVGVFGNGTLVFMFAKYPNMRNVPNTYILSLALGDLLVVIFAVPFVSIIYFTERWPFGETICRLSEFMRDISVGVTVFTLTALSADRYLAIVDPVGKRAGAVAHRTTVAVTAGIWVLAVILAAPAGIFSYLRSEDTGNGKIVVCNPFPVYLGPSYPRINVVTKLTIYYMLPLGIIATFYILMARHLMQAAAALPGEAQHQRQHIKHVAARRKVAKLVLAFVVIFAICYFPNHVFLMWFYFNPTVERDYNHFWNAFRCVGFCLGFVNSCINPIALYCISGAFRKSFNRHLFCCLCPEVAQGRTWTTFHFHSSGQHFISTFRKTEHFDLSTLNGPEKTAV; this is translated from the coding sequence ATGGAGGTCGTGGAAACAAACAAGACTTTCTGGAGTAACAATAGTGTGCTGGCACCTACTGAACCTCCATATTACCCCCTCCATGAGCGTCCTGAGACCTACATCGTACCTATCGTCTTTCTAATTATCTTCGTGGTTGGGGTGTTCGGCAACGGGACGCTGGTGTTTATGTTTGCTAAATATCCGAACATGAGGAATGTACCTAACACGTACATACTTTCCCTGGCACTAGGAGACTTGCTAGTTGTTATCTTTGCGGTGCCCTTCGTTTCGATCATCTACTTCACCGAAAGGTGGCCCTTTGGCGAAACGATCTGTCGGCTGTCGGAGTTTATGAGGGATATATCAGTGGGGGTGACAGTCTTCACTCTGACGGCTCTCAGTGCTGACCGCTACCTGGCTATCGTCGACCCGGTGGGGAAGCGTGCGGGTGCGGTAGCTCACCGCACCACCGTGGCCGTCACCGCAGGTATATGGGTGCTTGCGGTCATCCTGGCCGCACCTGCGGGCATCTTCTCCTACCTGCGATCGGAGGATACGGGTAACGGGAAGATCGTCGTGTGTAATCCCTTCCCCGTGTACCTAGGACCTTCCTACCCAAGGATCAACGTGGTCACCAAACTCACCATATACTACATGCTACCACTGGGTATCATTGCTACTTTCTATATATTAATGGCACGTCATTTGATGCAGGCCGCAGCTGCACTCCCTGGCGAAGCGCAGCATCAACGACAGCACATCAAGCACGTCGCAGCCCGCAGGAAAGTAGCGAAGCTGGTACTGGCCTTCGTGGTGATCTTTGCTATCTGCTACTTCCCCAACCACGTCTTTCTGATGTGGTTCTACTTTAACCCCACCGTAGAGAGGGACTACAACCACTTCTGGAATGCCTTCCGCTGCGTTGGCTTCTGCTTGGGTTTTGTTAATTCTTGTATCAACCCCATCGCTCTCTACTGCATCAGCGGCGCCTTCAGGAAGAGCTTCAATCGCCATCtcttctgctgcctctgccctGAAGTGGCCCAGGGCCGCACCTGGACCACCTTCCACTTCCACTCGTCCGGACAACACTTCATATCTACTTTCAGGAAGACGGAACATTTCGATCTATCTACCTTGAACGGACCAGAGAAGACAGCTGTGTGA